A window from Magnetospirillum sp. 15-1 encodes these proteins:
- a CDS encoding MaoC family dehydratase — translation MTIRFADIAVGDSIPDLAKPPIDRTQLALFAGASGDHNPIHLDDEQARSGGLPGVIAHGMLSMAFLGQVLTGWVPQSAIRSFSARFTAMAFPGDTITCKGVVTAKTEENGEKVVDLDLSAVNQDGKQTLAGSARIALPA, via the coding sequence ATGACCATCCGCTTCGCCGACATCGCGGTGGGGGACAGTATCCCCGACCTCGCCAAGCCGCCCATCGACCGCACCCAGCTGGCCCTGTTCGCCGGGGCCTCGGGCGATCACAACCCCATCCACCTCGACGACGAGCAGGCCCGTTCGGGCGGGCTGCCGGGCGTCATCGCCCACGGCATGCTGTCCATGGCCTTCCTGGGACAGGTGCTGACCGGCTGGGTGCCGCAATCGGCCATCCGGTCGTTCTCGGCCCGCTTCACCGCCATGGCCTTCCCCGGCGATACCATCACCTGCAAGGGAGTGGTCACCGCCAAGACGGAGGAAAACGGCGAGAAGGTGGTCGATCTCGACCTGTCCGCCGTCAACCAGGACGGCAAGCAGACCCTGGCCGGTTCGGCCCGTATCGCCCTGCCCGCCTAG
- a CDS encoding MaoC family dehydratase N-terminal domain-containing protein produces the protein MKADELVGKVYAPFTVDVEKGRLRLFAKAIGESNPIYLDDDAARKAGYASLPAPPTFAFSIAMDAEQPFKVLEDLGVDKTRSMHGEQIFDYIEPICAGDTVTGVQRVVETFEKKGGAMRFIVTETLLKNQHTRPVANLRTVIIVRQG, from the coding sequence GTGAAAGCCGACGAGCTTGTAGGCAAAGTATATGCCCCGTTCACCGTCGATGTGGAGAAGGGCCGTCTGCGGCTTTTCGCCAAGGCCATCGGCGAGTCCAACCCCATCTACCTAGACGATGATGCGGCGCGGAAGGCTGGCTACGCCTCGCTTCCGGCGCCGCCGACCTTCGCCTTCTCCATCGCCATGGATGCCGAGCAGCCCTTCAAGGTCCTCGAGGATCTGGGGGTGGACAAGACCCGCTCCATGCATGGCGAGCAGATCTTCGACTACATCGAACCCATCTGTGCCGGCGACACCGTCACCGGCGTGCAGCGGGTGGTCGAGACCTTCGAGAAGAAGGGCGGCGCCATGCGCTTCATCGTCACCGAAACGCTGCTGAAAAATCAGCACACACGGCCGGTGGCGAATTTACGGACCGTAATAATCGTCCGCCAGGGTTAG
- a CDS encoding TetR/AcrR family transcriptional regulator — translation MSRRIQILRRATEVFERQGVNRTSIEDIANAVGIKREAIYYYFKSRADILLKIILPQSTSLVMGLGSIINSNLPAEEKLEAAIRNHLDRFNPNYLEMTVALREDHFLEDESKAAELRGVWNEYTHLWTRLIEEGQEQGIFKPDLDARMVANGVLGMCNWMSRWYDPGKSIPIDKILEIFFTMVAHGIVDPAAAKPPAKKPRRPRKAVSTD, via the coding sequence ATGAGCCGACGGATCCAGATACTGAGGCGAGCCACCGAGGTGTTCGAGCGCCAGGGGGTCAACCGCACGTCCATCGAGGACATCGCCAACGCGGTCGGCATCAAGCGCGAGGCCATCTATTATTATTTCAAGAGCCGCGCCGACATCCTGCTCAAGATCATCCTGCCGCAGAGCACCTCGCTGGTCATGGGGCTGGGATCGATCATCAATTCCAACCTGCCGGCCGAGGAAAAGCTGGAGGCGGCCATCCGCAACCACCTGGACCGCTTCAATCCCAATTATCTGGAAATGACGGTGGCGCTGCGCGAGGATCACTTCCTCGAGGATGAGAGCAAGGCCGCAGAACTGCGCGGGGTGTGGAACGAATACACCCATCTGTGGACCCGCCTGATCGAGGAGGGCCAGGAGCAGGGCATCTTCAAGCCCGACCTGGATGCCCGCATGGTGGCCAACGGCGTCCTGGGCATGTGCAACTGGATGTCGCGCTGGTACGACCCCGGCAAATCCATTCCCATCGACAAGATCCTGGAAATCTTCTTCACCATGGTGGCGCACGGCATCGTCGACCCCGCCGCCGCCAAGCCCCCGGCGAAGAAGCCGCGCCGGCCGCGCAAGGCCGTTTCCACGGACTGA
- a CDS encoding bifunctional salicylyl-CoA 5-hydroxylase/oxidoreductase: MKIACIGGGPASLYFAILMKKQRPEATIRVVERNPANVTWGFGVVFSDATMANFAEADPESYRQITEAFAHWDDIETHYMGQVLVSRGHGFAGLSRLKLLQILEARAKDLGVEVVHDANVTDIGEYRSWDLVVAGDGINSVVRDQHKEHFGVDIDLRPNKFIWLGTTRPFGAFTFFFRENEHGLFRSHCYQFEDGRSTFIIECTEDTWRKAGLDRADEAASVAYCERLYAAELEGHPLISNNSIWRSFPRVRNSRWHHGNVVLMGDALHTAHFTIGSGTKLAMEDGIALAAAIAANPTLDSALDAFELHRRPVVDSLQRASQVSMEWFEQTERYHGRLDPVQFNFSMLTRSLRITYDNLRLRDPEYVDGIEHWFADMAARQAGTPPPDRPTPPMFTPLRLRGMVLANRVVVSPMCMYSADDGTIGDFHLVHLGSRAMGGAGLVIAEMTDVSPEGRITPGCAGLYKPEHATAWKRVCDFVHANSEAKIAVQLGHAGRKGSTRLIWDGMDQPLDHGNWPVMGPSPIAYRPANQVPKAMDRADMDKVLADFAHATRLAEQAGFDMVEVHFAHGYLLSTFLSPLTNHRTDEYGGSLENRMRFPLEVFRAVREVWPAAKPISVRISATDWAEGGFTPEDGVEVARRLKELGCDIIDVSAGQVVAEQKPVYGRLFQTPFADRIRLEAGIPTMTVGNVQSHADVNTILAAGRADLCVLARTHLFDPYWTRHAAAEQGYPMPWPKQYASIDGFVPRSG, translated from the coding sequence ATGAAGATAGCCTGCATCGGCGGCGGCCCCGCGTCCTTGTACTTCGCCATCCTCATGAAGAAGCAGCGTCCCGAGGCCACCATCCGGGTGGTCGAACGCAATCCGGCCAACGTCACCTGGGGATTCGGCGTGGTGTTCTCGGACGCCACCATGGCCAATTTCGCCGAGGCCGACCCGGAATCATACCGCCAGATCACCGAGGCCTTCGCCCATTGGGACGATATCGAGACCCATTACATGGGCCAGGTCCTGGTGTCGCGCGGCCACGGCTTCGCCGGTCTTTCACGGCTGAAGCTCCTGCAGATCCTCGAGGCGCGGGCCAAGGACCTGGGGGTCGAGGTGGTCCACGACGCCAACGTCACCGATATCGGGGAATACCGCTCCTGGGATCTGGTGGTGGCCGGCGACGGCATCAACAGCGTGGTGCGCGACCAGCACAAGGAGCATTTCGGCGTCGACATCGACCTGCGTCCCAACAAGTTCATCTGGCTGGGCACCACGCGGCCGTTCGGGGCCTTCACCTTCTTCTTCCGCGAGAACGAGCACGGCCTGTTCCGCTCCCACTGCTATCAGTTCGAGGACGGGCGTTCGACTTTCATCATCGAATGCACCGAGGATACCTGGCGCAAGGCCGGGCTGGACCGCGCCGACGAGGCGGCCAGCGTCGCCTATTGCGAGCGCCTGTATGCCGCCGAGTTGGAGGGGCACCCTCTGATCTCCAACAACTCCATCTGGCGCAGCTTCCCCCGGGTCAGGAACAGTCGCTGGCATCACGGCAACGTGGTGCTGATGGGCGACGCGCTGCATACCGCCCATTTCACCATCGGCTCGGGCACCAAGCTGGCCATGGAGGACGGCATCGCCCTGGCGGCGGCCATTGCCGCCAATCCCACCCTGGATTCCGCCCTCGACGCCTTCGAGCTCCATCGCCGGCCGGTGGTCGACAGCCTGCAGCGCGCCTCGCAGGTCAGCATGGAGTGGTTCGAGCAGACCGAGCGCTATCACGGCCGCCTCGACCCGGTGCAGTTCAATTTCTCCATGCTGACCCGGTCGCTGCGCATCACCTATGACAACCTGCGGCTCCGTGATCCCGAATACGTGGACGGCATCGAGCACTGGTTCGCCGACATGGCGGCGCGCCAGGCCGGCACCCCGCCCCCCGACCGGCCGACACCGCCCATGTTCACGCCGTTGCGGCTGCGCGGCATGGTCCTGGCCAATCGGGTGGTGGTGTCGCCCATGTGCATGTACTCGGCGGACGACGGCACCATCGGCGACTTCCATCTGGTTCATCTGGGCAGCCGCGCCATGGGCGGAGCCGGTCTGGTGATCGCCGAGATGACCGATGTCAGTCCGGAAGGGCGCATCACGCCCGGCTGCGCCGGCCTCTACAAGCCCGAGCATGCGACGGCCTGGAAGCGGGTCTGCGACTTTGTCCACGCCAACAGCGAGGCCAAGATCGCGGTGCAGTTGGGCCATGCCGGGCGCAAGGGCTCGACCCGGCTGATCTGGGACGGGATGGATCAGCCCCTGGACCACGGCAACTGGCCGGTGATGGGGCCGTCGCCCATTGCCTACCGCCCGGCCAATCAGGTTCCCAAGGCCATGGACCGCGCCGACATGGACAAGGTGTTGGCCGATTTCGCCCACGCCACCCGTCTGGCCGAACAGGCCGGGTTCGACATGGTCGAGGTTCATTTCGCCCACGGCTACCTGCTGTCCACCTTCCTGTCGCCGCTCACCAACCACCGGACCGACGAATACGGCGGCTCCCTGGAGAACCGCATGCGCTTTCCGCTGGAGGTGTTCCGGGCGGTACGCGAGGTCTGGCCGGCGGCGAAGCCCATTTCAGTGCGCATTTCCGCCACCGACTGGGCCGAGGGCGGCTTCACCCCCGAGGACGGGGTGGAGGTGGCGCGGCGCCTGAAGGAATTGGGCTGCGACATCATCGACGTCTCGGCCGGTCAGGTGGTGGCCGAGCAGAAGCCGGTCTATGGCCGTCTGTTCCAGACCCCCTTCGCCGACCGTATCCGGCTGGAAGCGGGCATTCCCACCATGACCGTGGGCAACGTCCAGTCCCATGCCGACGTCAACACCATTCTGGCGGCTGGCCGCGCCGATCTGTGCGTGCTGGCCCGTACCCATCTGTTCGATCCCTACTGGACCCGCCATGCCGCCGCCGAGCAGGGCTATCCCATGCCCTGGCCGAAACAGTACGCCTCCATCGACGGCTTTGTGCCCCGCTCGGGGTAA
- a CDS encoding molybdopterin-binding protein yields the protein MIFGEVPLDRAEGVILAHTMVLETGKLIKGRRLSAADVATLRAGGLPRVTGCTVEPGDLDENEAARTVAQALAGDGLQLGPASTGRCNLFARHHGLLAVDAGRIGRLNRVDEAVTAATAVPWTVVTPGQRIATVKIIPFAVDSATVHACVAAAGKAAIRVHPFRSRPVGMILTALPGTTDAALDATVAVTRQRVEGLGSRLEPELRCPHQPDALERSIRQALDGGCEILLISGALVTTDRRDMVPAAIMRAGGTITHFGMPVEPGNMLLLARIGPVPVLVLPSCARAEALNGLDLVLRRIMADLPTSGRDIMELGVGGLLD from the coding sequence GTGATCTTCGGCGAGGTTCCGCTCGACCGGGCCGAAGGCGTGATCCTGGCACACACCATGGTCCTGGAGACGGGCAAGCTGATCAAGGGTCGCCGGCTGAGCGCCGCCGACGTGGCAACCCTGCGGGCCGGCGGCCTGCCCCGGGTGACCGGCTGTACCGTCGAGCCGGGAGACCTGGACGAGAACGAGGCGGCGCGGACCGTCGCCCAGGCCCTGGCCGGAGACGGACTCCAGCTCGGCCCGGCCTCCACCGGGCGCTGCAACCTGTTCGCCCGTCATCACGGGCTTTTGGCCGTCGACGCCGGGCGCATCGGCCGCCTCAACCGGGTGGACGAGGCGGTGACGGCGGCCACCGCCGTTCCCTGGACGGTGGTGACGCCGGGCCAGCGCATCGCCACGGTGAAGATCATTCCCTTCGCGGTGGATTCCGCAACCGTCCACGCCTGCGTCGCCGCCGCCGGCAAGGCCGCCATCCGGGTCCATCCGTTCCGTTCCCGTCCGGTCGGCATGATCCTCACCGCCCTGCCAGGCACCACCGACGCGGCCCTGGATGCCACCGTGGCGGTCACCCGCCAGCGGGTCGAGGGCCTGGGCAGCCGGCTGGAACCCGAACTGCGCTGCCCCCACCAGCCGGACGCCCTGGAGCGGTCGATCCGCCAGGCCCTGGACGGCGGGTGCGAGATCCTGCTGATCTCCGGCGCCCTGGTCACCACCGACCGCCGCGACATGGTTCCGGCAGCCATCATGCGGGCCGGCGGCACCATCACGCATTTCGGCATGCCGGTGGAACCGGGCAACATGCTGCTGCTCGCCCGCATCGGCCCGGTTCCGGTACTGGTCCTGCCCAGTTGCGCCCGCGCCGAGGCGCTGAACGGCCTTGACCTGGTGCTGCGCCGGATCATGGCCGACCTTCCCACCAGCGGCCGCGACATCATGGAACTGGGCGTCGGCGGATTGCTGGATTAG